A window of the Gasterosteus aculeatus chromosome 21, fGasAcu3.hap1.1, whole genome shotgun sequence genome harbors these coding sequences:
- the gcm2 gene encoding chorion-specific transcription factor GCMb isoform X1 has translation MSHAEEREEGDCVCSVGMKFSWDINDPKLPQDTKQFDPFQEWTDGYVRYIYCAEDKNAQRHLSGWAMRNTNNHNCQILKKSCLGVVVCSRGCTLPDGSRLQLRPAICDKARQKQQKKLCPSCNASLELLPCRGHSGYPVTNFWRVDGKAIFFQAKGVHDHPRPESKSETEARRSSVKRRVSSPPFTPKRRLIETQTLGPALLSCVDPSDRISFIEPNFPQHYPAFQSPEPYYNPHNAVGEAQPTMQKPANPRIYMGRPGYEFQGYLTSPTYPMTSDLCDPRVPPVLGSSSSSTPLSAPLTSTCSSFDPQSKSPAGWKELLKSSAPYGDNHHYYSTEYPCRYPGNAPSSPAALQTIITTTTKVSYQPCPKPPAQLPSYQSCPKPSAGLQSYQPCAPPKLPGLPSCSSLLDDPSSSYSTEVKVTEESGGVIKSLSFQPEPLQTKTERADGYDYRYAYPNTYRYDDY, from the exons aTGTCCCACGCAGAAGAGCGTGAGGAGGGGGACTGTGTATGTTCGGTTGGGATGAAGTTCTCGTGGGACATCAACGACCCCAAACTACCGCAG GACACAAAGCAGTTCGACCCGTTCCAGGAGTGGACAGATGGTTACGTTCGATATATCTACTGTG CTGAAGATAAGAATGCTCAGAGACATCTGTCCGGCTGGGCCATGAGAAACACCAACAACCACAACTGTCAGATCCTGAAGAAGTCGTGTTTGGGCGTGGTAGTCTGCTCTCGCGGCTGCACGCTGCCCGACGGGTCCCGGCTCCAGCTCCGCCCGGCCATCTGCGACAAGGCCCGGCAGAAGCAGCAGA AGAAGCTGTGTCCCAGCTGCAACGCCAGTCTGGAGCTGCTGCCCTGCCGCGGTCATAGCGGTTATCCTGTCACCAACTTCTGGAGGGTGGATGGAAAGGCCATCTTCTTCCAG GCAAAAGGGGTCCATGATCATCCCAGACCGGAGTCCAAGTCAGAGACCGAAGCCAGACGGAGTTCGGTGAAGAGACGGGTGAGCTCTCCACCGTTCACACCGAAGAGACGACTCATCGAGACACAG aCTCTAGGCCCCGCCCTCCTCTCATGTGTCGATCCATCAGACAGAATCTCCTTCATCGAGCCCAATTTCCCGCAGCATTACCCAGCATTCCAGAGCCCGGAGCCCTACTACAACCCCCACAATGCAGTAGGGGAGGCCCAACCCACAATGCAGAAACCAGCCAATCCCAGAATTTACATGGGCCGGCCCGGCTATGAGTTCCAAGGATACCTGACCTCGCCTACGTATCCCATGACTTCTGACCTCTGTGACCCCAG GGTGCCTCCGGTCCTtggttcctcttcttcctccacaccATTGTCAGCTCCTCTCActtccacctgctcctccttcgACCCCCAGAGCAAGTCTCCTGCTGGCTGGAAGGAGCTGCTGAAAAGCTCTGCACCCTACGGCGACAACCACCATTACTACAGCACCGAGTACCCCTGCCGTTACCCCGGGAACGCCCCAAGCTCCCCCGCTGCGTTGCAGACTATCATCACCACAACAACCAAG GTTTCCTACCAGCCCTGTCCCAAGCCTCCTGCTCAGCTCCCTTCATACCAGTCCTGTCCTAAGCCCTCGGCCGGCCTCCAGTCCTATCAGCCCTGTGCTCCTCCTAAACTCCCCGGCCTCCCCAGCTGCTCCTCCCTGCTGgatgatccctcctcctcctactccacTGAGGTTAAGGTTACGGAGGAGTCGGGCGGAGTCATCAAGTCTCTGTCATTTCAGCCTGAACCTCTGCAGACTAAAACTGAGCGAGCCGACGGCTACGACTACCGCTACGCATACCCCAACACGTATCGCTATGACGATTACTGA
- the sycp2l gene encoding synaptonemal complex protein 2-like — MMELKMEECLLRGDSCDLMSVLHNEGLTAITLNRLDQLVTKDLCGSRFTRVLIVLKSLELLSENRVHLQTLIDHGLTAKVVLWFEAVHDILTSDLLKNSASLLALTEEFYDFFQLLGQTSLPVSQLSVVLLRLARFTLEPEIHFPLRLEAIRTFNSILESLSREQKKLIQIDQNQTLILPQVAAAVLTAGDYELQVSLSEALCRLTPRRDREQRSNQWFSSRDISSAFCDIRDADFEVDCRRFLNFVNGLLGNQRRVYTFPCVRALLNSTELFPPKDDKLDDFWIDFNIHSGCVSFFIDEPEGFLWGSVHLLKEDVDCYSLHLKHKQCNGAETVLSVKLNKPIMHNNSRAQTVELNFNCEHHRDLEEAAGKVFMKARTSPRLKDTGGTVQVSPSADIQHVRSYGRKKAQSKSQLKILPLSSPSSEEDSFVSKALVSGSEFLFDQIQSDRHSTPTHDSGVPAGAELEISQEKGERSGSHISLFVKEALSCDGKRAAPDSGYLSDHNEGPRAQKRRAEPRSEEEETASLVAESSWKGVGPPEEGLFAAGAGSPVEGKRPVTELQVESDPTSGITATFNNFKTELNKHFTGCWQNVEAEILLSLKECQQHVSSLMTAVQHHRSKLLQRFENSVSDQLNRLHENSTSLNSMNTQILSFFKTEMLRLGSFCDEHLHRLRSLEEGEPVAGSWSSE; from the exons ATG aTGGAGTTAAAGATGGAGGAGTGTCTCCTCAGGGGAGATTCGTGTGATCTGATGTCTGTTCTTCACAACGAAGGACTGACTGCCATCACGCTCAACAGACTGGACCAGTTGGTCACCAAG GATCTTTGTGGATCCAGATTCACCAGAGTTCTGATTGTGTTGAAGTCTTTGGAGCTTCTGTCAGAGAACCGAGTACATTTGCAGACCCTCATTGACCACGGGCTAACCGCTAAG GTGGTGTTGTGGTTCGAAGCCGTCCATGACattctgacctctgacctcctgaaGAACTCTGCCTCTCTTCTGGCCCTCACTGAGGAGTTCTATGACTTCTTCCAG ctgctggGTCAGACTTCTCTTCcag tcagtcagctgTCTGTGGTTCTCCTTCGGTTGGCTCGGTTCACTCTGGAACCAGAAATCCACTTCCCACTGAGACTTGAG GCCATCAGAACATTTAACAGCATCCTGGAGTCTCTGAGCCGCGAACAGAAGAAACTGATCCAGATCGACCAGAACCAGACCCTAATACT ACCTCAGGTGGCAGCCGCGGTTCTGACAgctggag ACTACGAGCTGCAGGTCAGCCTATCAGAGGCTCTGTGTCGCCTCACTCCGAGGCGGGACCGAGAGCAGAGATCCAATCAGTGGTTCTCCAGCCGTGACATCAGCAGCGCCTTCTGTGACATCAGAGACGCAGACTTTGAAGTG GACTGTCGCCGGTTCCTGAACTTTGTTAATGGTCTTCTTGGCAACCAGAGGAG GGTGTACACCTTCCCCTGTGTCCGAGCTCTCCTCAACTCCACTGAG CTGTTTCCACCAAAAGACGACAAACTGGACGACTTCTGGATTGATTTTAACATCCATTCGGGATGTGTAAGCTTCTTCATCGACGAGCCCGAG GGTTTCCTTTGGGGGTCCGTCCACCTCCTAAAAGAAGACGTGGATTGTTACAGTCTTCACCTGAAACATAAAC aatgcaacggGGCAGAGACTGTCCTCAGTGTCAAGCTCAACAAACCCATCATGCACAACAACAGCAGAGCTCAGACAGTGGAGCTGAACTTCAACTGTGAACACCACCGAGACCTGGAGGAGGCTGCTGGGAAAGTCTTCATG AAGGCAAGGACTTCTCCCCGTCTTAAGGACACAGGTGGGACGGTCCAGGTGTCCCCCTCAGCAGACATCCAGCATGTTCGATCGTACGGACGGAAGAAAGCGCAGAGCAAGAGTCAGCTGAAGA TTCTTCCTCTGTCGTCTCCGAGCAGTGAGGAAGACTCTTTTGTGTCCAAG GCTTTAGTCAGCGGATCAGAGTTTCTGTTTGATCAGATTCAATCCGATCGACACTCAACTCCGACACACGACTCAG gggtTCCTGCAGGGGCAGAGCTAGAGATCTCtcaggagaagggggagaggtcAGGGTCACACATCTCTCTGTTCGTGAAG GAAGCCTTGAGTTGTGACGGGAAGAGAGCAGCTCCAGATTCAG GGTACTTGTCAGACCATAATGAGGGCCCACGGGCCcagaagaggagggcggagcctcgttcagaagaggaggagactgcGTCACTAGTAGCTG AATCTTCATGGAAGGGGGTGGGGCCACCAGAGGAGGGGCTATTTGCTGCAGGGGCGGGGTCACCTGTTGAAGGGAAGAGGCCTGTGACAGAGTTGCAGGTGGAGTCAGACCCAACGTCTGGCATCACAGCTACCTTCAACAACTTCAAAACAGAACTCAACAAACACTTCACC gGCTGCTGGCAAAACGTTGAAGCTGAAATTCTTCTGTCTTTAAAAGAGTGTCAACAGCACGTCTCTTCTCTCATGACCGCTGTCCAGCACCACAG gtcaaAGTTGCTGCAGAGGTTTGAGAACAGCGTCAGTGATCAGCTGAACCGACTTCATGAGAACTCAACCAGCTTGAACAGCATGAACACACAGATCCTG agtttTTTCAAAACCGAGATGCTGCGACTGGGCTCCTTCTGTGATGAACACCTGCACAG GTTGAGGTCCTTAGAGGAAGGAGAGCCAGTGGCAGGTTCTTGGTCCAGcgaatga
- the gcm2 gene encoding chorion-specific transcription factor GCMb isoform X2 has product MSHAEEREEGDCVCSVGMKFSWDINDPKLPQDTKQFDPFQEWTDGYVRYIYCAEDKNAQRHLSGWAMRNTNNHNCQILKKSCLGVVVCSRGCTLPDGSRLQLRPAICDKARQKQQKKLCPSCNASLELLPCRGHSGYPVTNFWRVDGKAIFFQAKGVHDHPRPESKSETEARRSSVKRRTLGPALLSCVDPSDRISFIEPNFPQHYPAFQSPEPYYNPHNAVGEAQPTMQKPANPRIYMGRPGYEFQGYLTSPTYPMTSDLCDPRVPPVLGSSSSSTPLSAPLTSTCSSFDPQSKSPAGWKELLKSSAPYGDNHHYYSTEYPCRYPGNAPSSPAALQTIITTTTKVSYQPCPKPPAQLPSYQSCPKPSAGLQSYQPCAPPKLPGLPSCSSLLDDPSSSYSTEVKVTEESGGVIKSLSFQPEPLQTKTERADGYDYRYAYPNTYRYDDY; this is encoded by the exons aTGTCCCACGCAGAAGAGCGTGAGGAGGGGGACTGTGTATGTTCGGTTGGGATGAAGTTCTCGTGGGACATCAACGACCCCAAACTACCGCAG GACACAAAGCAGTTCGACCCGTTCCAGGAGTGGACAGATGGTTACGTTCGATATATCTACTGTG CTGAAGATAAGAATGCTCAGAGACATCTGTCCGGCTGGGCCATGAGAAACACCAACAACCACAACTGTCAGATCCTGAAGAAGTCGTGTTTGGGCGTGGTAGTCTGCTCTCGCGGCTGCACGCTGCCCGACGGGTCCCGGCTCCAGCTCCGCCCGGCCATCTGCGACAAGGCCCGGCAGAAGCAGCAGA AGAAGCTGTGTCCCAGCTGCAACGCCAGTCTGGAGCTGCTGCCCTGCCGCGGTCATAGCGGTTATCCTGTCACCAACTTCTGGAGGGTGGATGGAAAGGCCATCTTCTTCCAG GCAAAAGGGGTCCATGATCATCCCAGACCGGAGTCCAAGTCAGAGACCGAAGCCAGACGGAGTTCGGTGAAGAGACGG aCTCTAGGCCCCGCCCTCCTCTCATGTGTCGATCCATCAGACAGAATCTCCTTCATCGAGCCCAATTTCCCGCAGCATTACCCAGCATTCCAGAGCCCGGAGCCCTACTACAACCCCCACAATGCAGTAGGGGAGGCCCAACCCACAATGCAGAAACCAGCCAATCCCAGAATTTACATGGGCCGGCCCGGCTATGAGTTCCAAGGATACCTGACCTCGCCTACGTATCCCATGACTTCTGACCTCTGTGACCCCAG GGTGCCTCCGGTCCTtggttcctcttcttcctccacaccATTGTCAGCTCCTCTCActtccacctgctcctccttcgACCCCCAGAGCAAGTCTCCTGCTGGCTGGAAGGAGCTGCTGAAAAGCTCTGCACCCTACGGCGACAACCACCATTACTACAGCACCGAGTACCCCTGCCGTTACCCCGGGAACGCCCCAAGCTCCCCCGCTGCGTTGCAGACTATCATCACCACAACAACCAAG GTTTCCTACCAGCCCTGTCCCAAGCCTCCTGCTCAGCTCCCTTCATACCAGTCCTGTCCTAAGCCCTCGGCCGGCCTCCAGTCCTATCAGCCCTGTGCTCCTCCTAAACTCCCCGGCCTCCCCAGCTGCTCCTCCCTGCTGgatgatccctcctcctcctactccacTGAGGTTAAGGTTACGGAGGAGTCGGGCGGAGTCATCAAGTCTCTGTCATTTCAGCCTGAACCTCTGCAGACTAAAACTGAGCGAGCCGACGGCTACGACTACCGCTACGCATACCCCAACACGTATCGCTATGACGATTACTGA